The Henckelia pumila isolate YLH828 chromosome 2, ASM3356847v2, whole genome shotgun sequence genome includes a window with the following:
- the LOC140877858 gene encoding uncharacterized protein, translating to MDFGPAWHDHLALVEFAYNSSYHSNIGMTPFEALYGRRCRSPLFWDKVGERQVEGPQMIQQRTDAVEMIPLPPYLSSIHDVFHVSLLRQYVADESHILHLTEVQLDQDLSYVERPLRILDRKDKMLRNKSIPLVMVQWQRRGTEEATWELESRMRAEHPELI from the exons atggattttggtccagcatggcatgACCACTTGGCGTTAGTGGAATTTGCTTATAACAGCAGTTACCATAGCAACATTGGCATGACACCATTCGAGGCTTTATACGGACGCCGCTGTCGttcacctttgttttgggacaaaGTTGGCGAACGTCAAGTTGAAGGTCCACAAATGATTCAGCAGAGGACCGATGCAGTGGAGATGATCC CCTTGCCaccatatctttccagtatccatgatgtgtttcacgtgtctttGTTGAGGCAGTACGTGGCGGATGAGTCGCACATCTTGCATCTTACTGAGGTGCAATTGGATCAGGATTTGTCCTATGTGGAGAGACCTCtcaggattcttgacaggaaggacaagatGCTTCGCAATAAGAGCATACCTCTAGTGATGGTGCAGTGGCAGCGTAGAGGaactgaagaagcaacttgggagttagagagcCGGATGCGAGCTGAGCATCCAGAGTTGATTTGA